A single genomic interval of Deltaproteobacteria bacterium harbors:
- a CDS encoding MotA/TolQ/ExbB proton channel family protein: protein MSPKAILESFIYIVSSSLLYPVLALLSFLTLAVIVYAGAFCSEWIGRSRMRRKTVDDPAAAIARGDFSSFSPATRKYIEKLLKILEKAPKEEEIEYVLQENRQKLMASLDPVRILVRIGPSLGLLGTLIPMGTGLAALGQGDMTQLSSQMVIAFTTTVVGLAQGTLAYVFFTVKSRWVEKDTRDMELATDLLAGGIGRP from the coding sequence ATGAGCCCTAAGGCGATCCTGGAGTCTTTCATATACATCGTTTCGAGTTCCCTTCTTTATCCAGTCCTGGCCCTCCTGTCCTTCCTGACGCTCGCTGTCATCGTTTATGCAGGGGCCTTCTGCTCCGAGTGGATAGGGCGTTCAAGGATGCGTCGTAAAACCGTCGATGACCCGGCGGCAGCGATTGCGCGGGGCGATTTCTCGAGCTTCTCGCCGGCGACCCGCAAGTACATCGAAAAACTTCTTAAAATCCTCGAAAAGGCCCCAAAGGAAGAGGAGATCGAATACGTACTTCAGGAAAACAGACAAAAGCTTATGGCCTCACTCGATCCTGTGAGGATACTTGTAAGGATCGGCCCGAGTCTCGGACTCCTCGGCACCCTGATCCCCATGGGTACTGGCCTTGCCGCACTCGGCCAGGGGGACATGACCCAGCTTTCGTCCCAGATGGTCATTGCCTTTACCACAACGGTCGTGGGGCTTGCCCAGGGGACCCTTGCCTACGTCTTCTTTACCGTAAAATCACGCTGGGTTGAGAAGGACACCAGGGATATGGAACTGGCAACCGATCTCCTTGCCGGAGGGATAGGCAGGCCATGA